Genomic DNA from Streptomyces venezuelae:
CGAGCGCGGCGACCACGAGGAGGGCGACGACCACGGCCGTGCGGACATCGAGGCGGACGGAGAGGCCGCCCCGGGTGCGTATCGCCTTCACAGCTGGGCCACCTTGCGCCGACGGACGAGGAAGACGAAGACCGGCGCCCCGATGACCGCGGTCACGATGCCGACCTGGAGTTCGGCGGGCCGGGCCACGACGCGCCCGACGACGTCCGCGCCGAGCAGCAGGACCGGCGAGAGGACCGCCGAGTACGGCAGGATCCAGCGCAGGTCGGGCCCGGTGAAGGAGCGCACCATGTGCGGCACCATCAGGCCGACGAACACGATCGGGCCGCAGGCGGCGGTCGCGGCCCCGCAGAGCAGGGTCGCCGCCGCCATGGACAGGACGCGGGTGCGCGTGAGGTGGGCGCCGAGCGCACGGGCGGTGTCGTCGCCCATGGCCATGGCGTTCAGCGGCCGGGCCAGGGAGAGGGCGAGCACGGTGCCGATCGCGAGGAAGGGCAGCACCTGCTTGATGGTGTCCATGTTGGCGGAGGCCAGCGAACCGACGGTCCAGAAGCGCATCTTGTTCAGCGCCGCACCGTCCATGATCATGACGGCCTGCAGGTAGCCGTAGAGGGCCGCGCTGAGCGCGGTGCCGGCCAGCGCGAGCCGTACCGGGGTCGCGCCGCGCGATCCGCCGAGGAAGTAGAGCAGTACGCCGACGAGCAGTGCGCCGGTGAAGGCGAACCACACGTAGCCGCTGAGCGAGGTGACGCCGAAGAAGCTGATCGCGCTGACGACGGCGGCGGACGCGCCGAGGTTGATGCCGAGCAGTCCGGGGTCGGCCAGCGGGTTGCGGGTGAGCGCCTGGAGGACGGCGCCGGAGAGACCGAGCGCGACTCCGGCGAGCAGTCCGAGGAGGCTGCGGGCGAGCCGCTCACCGACGACGACGTCCCCGTACGTCCCGGTGTCCTGAAACAGTCCGTGCCAGACCTGGTCCATGGACATCGATTTGGCGCCGACCGCGATGCTCGCGAGGAACACGAGGAACAGGACGGCCAGCGCGACGAGCAGCCCGACGCCGCGTATCGCGCGGCGTCCGGGGGGCGCGGCGGTCTCCGCGCGCGATTCTGGGGGACTGTCGACCAACACCTGGTTAGGTTAGCCTACCCTCGCACTGAACTGCGATGACGGGCACCCCGGCCAGATGCACGTCGCCGTCCCCGACTCGAAGAGGCTCAAGCGATGACAGACTCCCCGTACCGGTTCTTCGACGTCGACGTGGTGCGCGCCCAGCACATCACCCCGGCCATGATCCGCGTGACGTTCACCGGCGCCGACCTGTCCGGCATGGCGACCGCGGGCCTCGACCAGCGCGTCAAGATCTTCCTGCCGCACCCGGGCCAGGACGCCCCGGTCATGCCGGACACGTCGTCGGGGGACGACCTGGAGTGGTACGCCGCCTGGTGCGACCTCGACCCTTCGGTACGGGGCATCATGCGCACGTACACGACCCGTGAACTGCGCCGCGACCCCGACGAGCTGATCATCGACTTCGCCGTGCACAGCCCCGCCCCGTCGCCCGCCGACGGCCCGGCGACCAGCTGGGCGCGGACCGCCCGGCCGGGGTCCCGCATCGGCGTCCTCGCCCCGGTCGAGGAGGAGAACTCGGCGTACGACTTCCGCCTCCCCGACGACACCGACTGGCTGCTCCTGGCCGCCGACGAGTCGGCGCTGCCCGCCGTCGCCAACATCCTGGAGACGCTCCCCGCGGGTCTGCCGACCCGCGTCTGGATCGAGGTCCACGACCTCGCGGACCGCCAGGAGCTGCCCACCAAGGCCGACGCCGAGATCCACTGGCTGACGCGGGTGGGCACCACCCCGGACGCGATCCGCGGCACGGACCTCCCCGAAGGCACCCCCTACGCATGGATCGCCGGCGAGTCCGCGACCGTCAAGGCCGTCCGCCGCCACCTCGTCGGCGAGCGCGGTCACGACCGTAAGCGGGTGTCGTTCTCCGGCTACTGGCGCAAGGGAACGACGACGGACCAGCTGATCGACTCCGGCGAAGCCGCCTGACGAGCCCCTCCCCGACCGGAGCGCGCGGACCACCGACCGAGTCCCGGGTCCTCACAACCCCAGCCGGGACAGCGCCTTCCCCGCGTCGATACCGCACGTACCGTCTCCCGCCTCCGTCCAGGCCGCCGCGCACAGCGCCCGCAGCCCGTCGACGGCCTCGCCCTCGCCGTCCAGCACCAGCTCATCGCCACGCACCGAAGCGGTCCAGCCGCCGCAGCCGAACCCGCTGTCCACCGGGGCGACGTCGGGCTGACCGGTGAGCATGCCGCGCAGATCCACGTCCACGTACGTCGGCCGATGCTCGGGAGGCGCGGCGAGCAGCTGCGCGCCGTCCGTGACGCCGGTCAGCACGAGCAGCGAGTCCACCTCGCCGTTGAACGCGCCCTCGATGTCCGTGTCGAGGCGGTCGCCCACCACGAGCGGCCGCTCGGCGCCGGTCCGCAGGATCGTCTCGCGGTGCATCGGGGGCAGCGGCTTCCCCGCCACCTGAGGCTCCGCGCCCGTCGCGATCCGGACGACCTCGACCGCCGCGCCGTTGCCGGGAGCGATGCCGCGGGCGCTCGGAATCGTCAGGTCCGTGTTCGACGCGAACCACGGCACTCCGCGCGCGATGGCGTAACAGGCCTCCGCGAAGCGCCCCCACGCCATGTCCGGTCCCCCGTACCCCTGCACCACCGCCGCCGGATCGTCATCCGCCGACTCGACCGGCTCGAGCCCCCGCTCGCGCAGCGCGACCCGCAGCCCCTCGCCGCCGATCACGAGCACCCGCGCGCCCTGCGGCACATGCTCGCTCACCAGCCGGGCCGCGGCCTGCGCCGACGTGATGACGTCCGAGCCGTCCGTCGCGATCCCCAGCTCCGTCAGGTGCTCCGCCACCGCGTCCGGCGTCCGCAGCGCGTTGTTCGTGACGTACGCGAGGTGCATCCCGCCGTCGCGCGCGGCGCCGAGCGACTCGACGGCGTGCGCGATGGCGTGCCCGCCTGCGTAGACCACCCCGTCGAGGTCGAGGAGAGCCGTGTCGTAGACCTCACTCAGCGCCCGCTCGCTGCCGTCCGGGCACGTCCTGACACGGCGGTCTGCAGTCCCGCTAGCGGCCTGGCTCATTACACATCGCTCCTCGCTCGATCCCACTCCCCCGATCATCGCTCATGCCACCGACACACATACGATGCCCTAATGAACACAGCGGGTCACAAAGACGTCACCGGCCTCGACCTGATCCCGTTCCGGGGTGTGCGCTACGTCCCCGAACGGGTCGGCAGTCTCGCCGCGGTGACCTCACCGCCGTACGACGTGGTCGTACGGCCGGACGGCCTGCTCCACCTGGAGTCCGCCGACCCGCACAACATCGTCCGGCTGATCCTCCCGCAGGCCACCACCCCGGAAGCCCGCAACCAGCAGGCCGCCGACACCCTCCACACCTGGCTCGCCGAGGGCGTCCTCGCCCCCGACGCCGAGCCGAGCCTGTACGTCTACGAACAGCGGGACAGCGAGATCCTGCAGCGCGGCGTCATCGGCGCGCTCCGCCTCTCGGAGGCAGCGGACGGCGTCGTCCTCCCCCATGAGGGCGTCATGCCGCACGTCGTCGAGGACCGCGCCGCCCTCATGCGGGCGACGTCCGCGAACCTGGAACCGCTGCTCCT
This window encodes:
- a CDS encoding FecCD family ABC transporter permease, with amino-acid sequence MLVDSPPESRAETAAPPGRRAIRGVGLLVALAVLFLVFLASIAVGAKSMSMDQVWHGLFQDTGTYGDVVVGERLARSLLGLLAGVALGLSGAVLQALTRNPLADPGLLGINLGASAAVVSAISFFGVTSLSGYVWFAFTGALLVGVLLYFLGGSRGATPVRLALAGTALSAALYGYLQAVMIMDGAALNKMRFWTVGSLASANMDTIKQVLPFLAIGTVLALSLARPLNAMAMGDDTARALGAHLTRTRVLSMAAATLLCGAATAACGPIVFVGLMVPHMVRSFTGPDLRWILPYSAVLSPVLLLGADVVGRVVARPAELQVGIVTAVIGAPVFVFLVRRRKVAQL
- a CDS encoding siderophore-interacting protein, which codes for MTDSPYRFFDVDVVRAQHITPAMIRVTFTGADLSGMATAGLDQRVKIFLPHPGQDAPVMPDTSSGDDLEWYAAWCDLDPSVRGIMRTYTTRELRRDPDELIIDFAVHSPAPSPADGPATSWARTARPGSRIGVLAPVEEENSAYDFRLPDDTDWLLLAADESALPAVANILETLPAGLPTRVWIEVHDLADRQELPTKADAEIHWLTRVGTTPDAIRGTDLPEGTPYAWIAGESATVKAVRRHLVGERGHDRKRVSFSGYWRKGTTTDQLIDSGEAA
- a CDS encoding HAD hydrolase-like protein, which produces MSQAASGTADRRVRTCPDGSERALSEVYDTALLDLDGVVYAGGHAIAHAVESLGAARDGGMHLAYVTNNALRTPDAVAEHLTELGIATDGSDVITSAQAAARLVSEHVPQGARVLVIGGEGLRVALRERGLEPVESADDDPAAVVQGYGGPDMAWGRFAEACYAIARGVPWFASNTDLTIPSARGIAPGNGAAVEVVRIATGAEPQVAGKPLPPMHRETILRTGAERPLVVGDRLDTDIEGAFNGEVDSLLVLTGVTDGAQLLAAPPEHRPTYVDVDLRGMLTGQPDVAPVDSGFGCGGWTASVRGDELVLDGEGEAVDGLRALCAAAWTEAGDGTCGIDAGKALSRLGL